In the Hylaeus volcanicus isolate JK05 chromosome 1, UHH_iyHylVolc1.0_haploid, whole genome shotgun sequence genome, one interval contains:
- the LOC128877588 gene encoding teneurin-m: MCDPTALLDLVPSEGLLKRPSMDYNEYTYCYGGGRGCLLDNSAPRGPPDVPPRNPTMSRVNGRLPGSHAVSDHERDPDLQPSCLVRTPSGGFYSIPKIPKNEYNNKNQSTGNSPIKVELQNNMDRVPLPYGHAPSMIPMRRQSIRCHFVKGVDWCSWKLIAMILLIVSLCMTAALAYIVVSSIVNRSYQGTKACGIGEITDSKSSVEANKTSSTAVAPPSQPNSKTWHQASTGGARTFPARSFPPDGTTFAQVGLGQKLSKEIPPYSYWNMQFYQSEAAYVRFDYNIPRGASIGVYARRNALPTHTQYDLLEVLSGFKARTTRASHPSIKKEVTHYMDPGHWFLSLYNDDGDPQEVSFIAVIAEDMTHNCPNGCSGKGECLLGHCQCNPGFGGEDCSESVCPVLCSQRGEYINGECQCNPGWKGKECSLRHDECEVPDCNGHGLCANGKCICVHGYKGKYCEEEDCPHPNCSGHGYCADGTCICKKGWKGADCSQMDKEALQCLPDCSGHGNFDLETQTCLCEPMWSGDDCSKELCDLDCGPHGHCVDNVCDCLPGWSGELCNLKQCDPRCNEHGQCKNGTCLCVTGWNGKHCTMEGCPNSCSGHGQCRVTNDGQWECRCYDGWDGKDCNVLLENNCDDGRDNDKDGLIDCADPECCPSHVCRTSQLCVAAPKPIDILLRKQPPAITASFFERMKFLIDEGSLQNYARQETFNESMFWNHFNTSRSAVVRGRVVTHLGTGLMGVRVSTSTPLEGFTLTRDDGWFDLLVNGGGAVTLQFGRSPFKPQSHIVFVPWNEVVIIDNIVMTTAEEKQPSHIPHSCAAHDYDLMKPVVLATWKHGFQGACPDKSAILAESQVIQESLQIPGTGLNLVYHSSRASGYLSTIQLQLTPEVIPSSLNLIHLRITIEGILFEKTFEADPAIRFTYAWNRLNVYRQRVYGVTTAMVKVGYEYKDCKDIIWDVQTTKLSGHDMSISEVGGWNLDIHHRYNFHEGILQKGDGSNIYLKQKPRVILTTMGDGHQRPMYCMECEGQASKQRLLAPVALATAPDGSIFVGDFNLVRKILVDGTVRTVVQLNATRVSYRYHIALSPLDGSLYISDPESHQIIRVRDTNDYTDPDHNWETVVGSGERCLPGDEAHCGDGALARDAKLAYPKGVAVSADNVLYFADGTNIRMVDRDGIITTVIGNHMHKSHWKPIPCEGTLNVEEVHLRWPTALAINPLDNSLHMIDDHMVLQLAPDGRVKVVAGRPLHCASPSVSFDTELATHATLVMPQSIAFGPSGDLYIGESDSQRINRLRVIGTDGKISPYAGAESKCNCLERGCDCFEADHYLASTSKFNTISAVAVSPDGVVHIGDQANYRIRSVTASIPDASGAREYEIYSPDTQEIYVFNRFGQHVATKNILTGETVYQFTYNVNTSNGKLSTVTDAAGNKVFLLRDYSSQVNSIENTKGQKCRLRMSRMKMLHELSTPDNYNVTFDYHGPTGLLKTKLDSTGRSYVYNYDEFGRLTSAVTPTGKVISLTFDLSLKGAVVKVGQNNRKPISMLIKGSSVITKVGEAEQRTTVLADGSVGQVTPWAHTVSTDTLPYTVLAEIEPLLGESYPVPAKQRTEIAGDLANRFEWRYFLRKVQGNKNRGNSKSVAQVGRKLRVNGEILLSLEYDRETNSVAVFMNDVELLNVTYDRTARPIKWGPRNGIFAGVELEYDRFSRLTSWTWGDISETYGFDRAGRLYEIKYSDGTSMVYAFKDMFSSLPLKVTTPRGSDYLLQYDEAGALQSLTTPRGHIHTFSLQTSLGFYKYQYYSPMNRHPYEILYNDDGQILAKVYPHQSGKVAYVYDHTGKLETTLAGLSSIHYTYQETTSLVHSIDINEPNFEMRIEYKYHAGIVKDEKIKFGSKSGLDNARYRYQYDGNARISGIEVDINGKQLPQLRLKYNQNLGILEGVGDLRIYRNLFNRSVMQDSSKQFYTVTDYDEHGRVKTVLMNIRTLDVFRMELEYDNRNRIKMRKLAIGKDSKMEKITYNADGHVLEVADTENNWQYAYDENGNVIGVTRGHNEKLALGYDSGDRVIQFGDVEFNSYDGRGFVVIRGEHKYRYNSRGQLIHASEHKKFQIWYFYDDRGRLVAWNDDRENITQFFYANPKTPDLITHVHFPKSAKTFRFLYDSRNFLMTVETSEQRFYVATDQNGSPLALFDTNGNLIKEMRRTPFGKIIKDTNPDFYLPIDFHGGLLDPNTKLVYLNKRLYDPTVGQWMTPAWEQMANELTTPTDIFIYRFRNNDPINFKQNVEYMTDLSSWLKLYGYDISAILGSEYIKRMVYQPSATITSPQLTPDFGVMSGLQCIVDRVHEKFSDLGFVPKPLLKLEPKTRNLLPRVAHRRAVFGEGILVSRVGGRALVSVVGGVNGVVQDVVTSVFNNSYFLPLHFSVHDQDVFYFVKDNALKIRDDMEELRRLGGMFNVSTHETTEHGAGTWKELRLHNPDAAVVIKYGADPEQERHRILKHAHKRAVERAWEIEKQLVLAGFQGRGDWSKEEKDELISRGTVNGYEGVDIHSVHRYPQLADDPGNVAFTRDTKRKRRKSGNKRNRIHRHDS; encoded by the exons AGATACCGAAGAATGAGTACAACAACAAGAATCAGTCCACGGGGAATAGTCCAATAAAGGTCGAGCTGCAGAACAACATGGACAG AGTACCTTTACCGTACGGCCACGCGCCCTCAATGATCCCAATGAGGAGACAAAGCATCCGTTGCCATTTCGTGAAAGGGGTCGACTGGTGCAGctggaaattaattgcaatgaTATTGCTTATAGTCTCGCTGTGCATGACAGCAGCGCTAGCCTACATCGTGG TGTCCAGCATAGTGAACCGATCGTACCAGGGCACGAAGGCGTGCGGCATCGGCGAGATCACCGACTCGAAATCGTCCGTCGAGGCGAACAAGACGTCCTCGACAGCGGTCGCGCCCCCGTCGCAGCCCAACAGCAAGACGTGGCACCAAGCGTCCACAGGAG GTGCTAGAACGTTCCCTGCCAGGTCCTTCCCACCTGACGGAACGACGTTCGCCCAGGTCGGCTTGGGACAAAAGCTCAGCAAGGAGATACCGCCGTACAGCTACTGGAACATGCAATTCTACCAGTCAGAGGCCGCGTATGTACGGTTCGACTACAATATCCCACGTGGTGCCAGCATCGGGGTCTACGCAAGGAGGAACGCTCTTCCCACGCACACGCAGTACGATCTCCTGGAAGTGTTGAGTGGCTTTAAGGCCAGGACCACTCGGGCGTCCCAT CCTTCGATCAAGAAAGAGGTGACGCATTACATGGATCCTGGCCACTGGTTTCTCTCGCTGTACAACGACGATGGAGATCCCCAGGAGGTGTCTTTTATTGCTGTTATCGCCGAGGATATGACCCATAATTGTCCCAATGGCTGCAGTGGGAAGGGCGAATGTCTTCTGGGCCACTGTCAGTGCAACCCTGGATTTGGCGGCGAGGATTGCAGCGAAAGCGTCTGCCCGGTTCTCTGTAGTCAACGTG GGGAGTACATAAACGGCGAGTGCCAATGCAATCCTGGTTGGAAAGGGAAGGAATGCTCCCTGCGACACGACGAGTGCGAGGTGCCAGATTGCAACGGGCACGGCCTCTGCGCCAATGGAAAATGCATCTGCGTGCACGGCTACAAGGGAAAGTATTGCGAGGAGGAGGACTGTCCGCATCCCAATTGCTCGGGGCACGGTTACTGCGCGGACGGCACGTGCATCTGTAAAAAAGGATGGAAAGGAGCCGACTGCAGCCAAATGGACAAGGAAGCGTTGCAGTGCCTGCCAGATTGCAGTGGACACGGGAATTTCGATCTTGAAACGCAGACGTGCCTCTGCGAGCCGATGTGGTCCGGCGACGACTGCTCGAAAG AATTATGCGACCTGGATTGCGGTCCTCATGGCCACTGCGTGGACAATGTCTGCGACTGTCTGCCAGGTTGGTCTGGCGAGTTGTGCAACCTGAAGCAATGCGATCCTCGATGCAACGAACATGGCCAGTGCAAGAACGGGACTTGTTTGTGCGTCACTGGCTGGAACGGAAAGCACTGCACCATGGAAGGCTGCCCCAACTCCTGTTCTGGACATGGCCAGTGCAGGGTCACTAATGATGGCCAGTGGGAGTGCAGGTGCTACGACGGCTGGGACGGCAAGGACTGCAATGTGCTTCTCGAAAATAATTGCGACGACGGAAGAGACAACGACAAAG ACGGTCTCATCGATTGCGCGGACCCAGAGTGTTGCCCAAGCCACGTCTGCCGCACCAGCCAACTCTGCGTAGCAGCTCCCAAGCCCATCGACATCCTCCTGCGCAAGCAGCCACCGGCCATCACCGCATCCTTCTTCGAAAGAATGAAGTTCCTCATCGACGAGGGCAGCCTCCAGAACTACGCGCGCCAGGAAACCTTCAACGAGAG TATGTTCTGGAATCACTTCAACACAAG CCGATCGGCCGTTGTACGCGGCCGCGTTGTCACGCATCTTGGCACGGGGTTGATGGGAGTGCGAGTTAGCACGAGCACGCCGCTGGAAGGATTTACTCTGACGAGGGACGACGGATGGTTCGACCTCCTGGTAAACGGCGGCGGTGCCGTCACCCTTCAGTTTGGAAGGTCACCCTTTAAACCACAAAGTCACATTGTCTTTGTACCGTGGAACGAG GTCGTTATCATCGACAATATAGTGATGACCACCGCAGAAGAAAAGCAACCCAGCCACATTCCCCACTCCTGTGCAGCTCACGACTACGATCTGATGAAACCCGTGGTCCTGGCGACATGGAAGCACGGTTTCCAAGGAGCTTGCCCCGACAAGAGTGCCATTTTGGCAGAGTCCCAGGTGATTCAGGAAAGCCTGCAGATACCTGGTACAGGACTGAACCTCGTCTACCACAGCTCAAGGGCGTCTGGCTATCTGTCAACCATCCAGCTGCAGCTGACCCCTGAAGTTATCCCATCGAGCCTCAACCTGATCCACTTGAGAATCACGATAGAGGGCATCCTGTTCGAGAAGACATTCGAGGCTGATCCTGCGATAAGGTTCACCTACGCCTGGAATCGACTGAACGTCTATCGTCAGCGTGTGTACGGTGTCACCACGGCTATGGTGAAAGTGGGATACGAGTACAAGGACTGTAAGGACATCATCTGGGACGTGCAGACGACGAAGCTCAGCGGACACGACATGTCCATCTCGGAGGTTGGAGGCTGGAATCTCGACATTCATCATAG ATACAACTTCCACGAGGGTATCCTGCAAAAGGGCGATGGTTCCAACATCTACTTGAAGCAGAAGCCCAGGGTAATCCTCACAACCATGGGCGATGGACACCAGAGACCCATGTACTGCATGGAGTGCGAGGGCCAGGCCTCCAAACAGCGACTTCTGGCTCCAGTCGCTCTCGCCACGGCTCCTGATGGATCCATCTTTGTCGGCGACTTCAACCTCGTACGAAAGATACTCGTCGATGGCACTGTTAGGACTGTTGTTCAACTCAA TGCAACCAGGGTCTCCTACCGCTACCACATCGCCCTAAGTCCCCTGGACGGTTCCCTCTACATCTCCGACCCAGAATCCCACCAGATAATCCGCGTACGCGACACGAACGACTACACGGACCCAGACCACAACTGGGAGACAGTAGTTGGATCTGGAGAAAGATGTCTTCCTGGCGACGAGGCTCACTGTGGCGACGGAGCTCTCGCCAGGGACGCTAAGCTCGCCTATCCCAAGGGTGTAGCTGTCTCAGCCGACAACGTCCTCTACTTCGCTGATGGCACCAACATCAGAATGGTCGACAGGGACGGTATCATCACTACGGTAATTGGCAACCACATGCACAAGTCCCACTGGAAGCCCATCCCCTGCGAAGGGACCCTAAACGTGGAAGAAGTTCATCTTCGTTGGCCCACGGCCTTAGCGATCAATCCTCTGGACAATTCTTTACACATGATCGATGACCACATGGTCCTTCAGTTAGCTCCCGATGGTCGTGTCAAGGTCGTCGCGGGACGTCCGCTTCACTGCGCATCGCCATCAGTTTCCTTCGACACGGAGCTGGCGACTCATGCTACTCTGGTCATGCCACAGAGTATCGCCTTTGGACCGTCTGGTGATCTATATATCGGCGAGAGTGATTCGCAGAGGATCAATCGACTGCGTGTGATAGGAACTGACGGCAAGATATCGCCCTATGCTGGCGCAGAGTCGAAATGTAATTGTTTGGAACGTGGCTGCGACTGTTTCGAAGCTGACCACTACCTGGCCTCCACCTCTAAATTCAACACCATCTCGGCGGTGGCTGTGTCACCCGACGGCGTAGTTCACATAGGCGATCAGGCCAATTACAGGATTCGTTCGGTAACAGCCAGCATTCCAGATGCCAGCGGAGCTAGGGAATACGAGATTTATTCTCCGGACACTCAGGAAATCTACGTGTTCAACCGGTTCGGTCAGCACGTGGCCACGAAGAACATACTGACGGGAGAAACCGTGTACCAGTTCACGTACAACGTTAACACTAGCAATGGTAAGCTCAGTACCGTCACTGATGCCGCTGGAAACAAGGTGTTCCTCCTCAGAGACTACAGCAGCCAAGTGAACTCTATCGAGAACACCAAGGGACAGAAGTGCAGGCTCAGAATGTCCAGGATGAAGATGCTTCACGAGTTAAGCACGCCTGACAATTACAATGTTACGTTCGATTATCATGGTCCCACTGGGTTGCTGAAGACCAAACTGGACAGCACTGGTAGAAGCTACGTGTATAATTACGACGAGTTTGGTAGATTAACCAGCGCGGTCACGCCTACAGGGAAGGTTATCAGTCTGACCTTCGATCTGAGCCTGAAGGGAGCTGTGGTAAAAGTTGGACAGAATAATAGAAAGCCAATTTCGATGCTGATCAAAGGATCGTCAGTAATCACGAAGGTTGGAGAGGCTGAGCAGAGGACTACTGTTCTGGCCGATGGGTCAGTCGGTCAGGTGACCCCATGGGCCCACACCGTCAGCACGGACACCTTGCCTTACACCGTTCTAGCTGAAATAGAGCCTCTGTTAGGCGAAAGCTACCCTGTGCCTGCTAAACAGAGGACAGAAATCGCTGGGGATTTAGCCAACAGGTTCGAGTGGCGATACTTCCTGAGGAAGGTCCAAGGGAACAAGAATAGAGGCAATTCAAAGTCCGTTGCACAGGTAGGCAGGAAGCTTCGTGTGAATGGAGAAATTCTGCTGTCTTTAGAATACGATAGAGAGACCAACAGCGTGGCTGTCTTCATGAACGACGTGGAGCTGTTGAACGTCACCTACGACAGAACAGCTAGACCCATCAAGTGGGGCCCAAGGAATGGAATTTTTGCTGGCGTTGAGTTGGAGTACGATCGTTTCAGTAGACTGACCAGTTGGACCTGGGGAGATATCAGCGAGACGTATGGATTCGACAGGGCAGGTAGATTGTACGAGATCAAGTATAGCGACGGTACCTCGATGGTGTATGCCTTCAAGGACATGTTCAGTAGCCTTCCGTTGAAAGTAACCACGCCTAGAGGCAGCGATTATCTGTTGCAATACGACGAAGCTGGAGCTCTGCAGTCGCTGACCACTCCTCGAGGACACATCCACACGTTCTCGCTGCAAACGTCGTTAGGGTTCTACAAGTATCAGTATTACTCGCCCATGAACAGGCATCCGTACGAGATTCTGTACAACGACGATGGACAGATACTTGCCAAAGTGTATCCACATCAAAGTGGCAAGGTGGCTTATGTCTATGACCACACTGGGAAGCTGGAAACAACTCTTGCTG GGTTATCCTCCATCCACTACACCTACCAAGAGACCACAAGCCTGGTCCACAGCATCGACATCAACGAGCCCAACTTCGAGATGAGGATCGAGTACAAATACCACGCAGGCATCGTGAAAGACGAAAAGATCAAGTTCGGTAGCAAGAGCGGCCTGGACAACGCGCGATATCGTTATCAGTACGACGGGAACGCACGTATATCTGGCATCGAGGTGGACATAAACGGCAAACAGCTTCCGCAATTGCGATTGAAGTACAACCAGAACCTCGGCATACTGGAAGGCGTGGGCGATCTCAGGATATACAGGAACCTGTTCAACAGATCCGTGATGCAGGACAGCAGCAAACAATTCTACACCGTCACCGATTACGACGAACACGGTCGAGTCAAGACGGTGCTGATGAACATTCGCACTTTGGACGTGTTCCGCATGGAGCTCGAGTACGACAATCGCAATCGTATCAAAATGAGGAAACTGGCGATCGGGAAAGACTCGAAGATGGAGAAGATAACGTATAACGCGGATGGACACGTACTGGAGGTAGCGGACACCGAGAACAATTGGCAGTATGCGTACGATGAAAATGGCAACGTGATAGGTGTCACCAGAGGCCATAACGAGAAGCTAGCGTTAGGGTACGACAGTGGGGACAGGGTCATTCAGTTCGGGGATGTGGAGTTCAACTCCTACGATGGACGAGGATTCGTTGTCATTCGAGGGGAACACAAGTACAg GTACAATTCCCGGGGCCAGCTGATCCACGCGTCAGAGCACAAGAAGTTCCAGATATGGTACTTTTACGACGACCGCGGCCGATTGGTCGCCTGGAACGACGATCGCGAGAACATCACGCAGTTCTTCTACGCCAATCCCAAGACCCCAGACCTGATCACCCACGTGCACTTTCCCAAGTCTGCGAAAACGTTCCGTTTCCTCTACGATTCCCGCAACTTCCTCATGACGGTGGAAACGTCCGAGCAGAGATTCTACGTGGCGACGGACCAGAACGGCTCGCCCCTGGCCTTGTTCGACACCAACGGAAACCTGATCAAGGAGATGAGGCGAACACCTTTCGGAAAGATTATAAAGGACACTAATCCCGATTTCTATCTGCCGATCGACTTCCACGGTGGACTTCTCGATCCCAATACTAAGTTGGTCTACCTGAACAAGAGGCTCTACGACCCAACCGTAGGTCAGTGGATGACCCCTGCTTGGGAGCAAATGGCGAACGAGCTGACCACCCCCACCGACATCTTCATCTACCGTTTCCGCAACAACGATCCCATCAACTTCAAGCAGAACGTGGAGTACATGACCGACCTGTCCAGCTGGCTGAAGCTTTACGGATACGACATCTCCGCCATCCTCGGTTCGGAGTATATCAAGCGGATGGTGTATCAACCCAGTGCCACGATCACGTCGCCACAGCTCACGCCAGACTTCGGTGTGATGTCGGGTCTCCAATGCATCGTGGATCGCGTCCACGAGAAGTTCTCCGACCTAGGATTCGTGCCCAAGCCTCTACTGAAGCTCGAACCTAAAACGAGAAACCTTCTACCTCGAGTAGCTCATCGTCGAGCAGTCTTCGGCGAGGGTATCCTAGTGTCTCGCGTAGGTGGACGAGCGTTGGTCAGCGTGGTGGGCGGCGTGAACGGAGTGGTCCAGGACGTTGTGACCTCGGTGTTCAACAACTCGTACTTCCTGCCTCTGCACTTCAGCGTCCACGACCAGGACGTGTTCTATTTCGTAAAGGACAACGCGCTGAAGATCCGGGACGACATGGAGGAACTCCGACGACTGGGTGGCATGTTCAACGTGTCCACTCACGAGACCACCGAGCACGGAGCAGGAACTTGGAAGGAGCTACGGCTTCACAATCCCGACGCGGCCGTGGTGATCAAGTACGGCGCCGATCCTGAGCAGGAGAGGCACAGGATACTCAAGCACGCTCACAAGAGAGCGGTGGAGAGGGCCTGGGAGATCGAGAAGCAGCTGGTGTTGGCTGGCTTCCAAGGCAGAGGGGATTGGTCCAAAGAGGAGAAGGACGAGCTCATCAGCAGAGGCACCGTGAACGGCTACGAAGGTGTCGACATCCATAGCGTCCACAG